The Branchiostoma lanceolatum isolate klBraLanc5 chromosome 19, klBraLanc5.hap2, whole genome shotgun sequence DNA segment GAACGCTTCTGGACGTTTATCAAGCATAGTAGGAACAGGAATTGATTACAAGTTAGGCCCTAGggaccttaaactttgacctctCGCATGCGCAGTTCCAACCGTAAAGTGGCTTATAAATCACCATTGTTTTCAATGACCTTCCAGCAACCGTTTCTAGGCTCCGTTagcttgtacattgtacctgctTTGCAAAACTCTTGATGATAGACGTAGGGTGGGTATGTTAAACATCCATCTTTCAACTTCTCTCAAGGCTGTTTTAAATGTCAATCTCCTGGGTTTGATTGACGTCACCAGAACCTTCCTGCCCTTGCTGAAGAAGTCACGTGGTCGCGTCGTCAACGTCTCAAGTGTTGGAGGGAGGTTCGCAGCTCCATTTTCAACTCCATATGCTGTGTCTAAATATGGCGTCGAAGCCTTTTCAGACGCACTCAGGTGTtggtctttatttttttatcGTGATATAAGATTTTCTTGAGTTTCTACCAACTGATATTCGGTTTCAGCGTTGTCATATGCACCCCTACTGTTATTACCTTTCTTCTCCTGTCGGCTGGATACATTAATAAGTGTGCTCACGGATCCAACTACGCAAGTGCGGTGTGATGGGTGCTAATATAAATTTCCGacaaataaaccaataaaccaataattATAACCATCGTCGTCAAAGTCTGTTTTGTTCGTTGAAAATCTATAATGTGTACCGTTTTCACCACGTCTGCAGTACTAGCTAGTGGCGTGCTGTTGCTCTGTTGTGATTGCTGATTGACAAACAGCACTGTGCTTATTCGCCTCCACTGCACGTAATTTAATGGTCGCTATTGATCATGATTCCTCCTCTCGTTCGTGTTTTTCATATTTGCCAGGAAGCGTTCTTGATCAGTAACCAATATGATAAACGAGTCTTGTTACCTTTCCTCTCCTGTCGGATGGATGCATTAATTAGCGTGTTCACGGATCCAACTGCGCACGCCCGGTGTGATGGGTGCTAATGTCAAAGGTGAGGTGGCCTCTGTGACACAAACATGTCTTTGGACATGTACTATAAGTCAAGGGCCTGCACCTTTGATATGCGCAGTTAGATCCGTGGACGTTCTTATCATGCACGTCACAGACATATTCATTGGCTAATAtttatcttaatttttttgCATTGTACAGACGGGGAATGAGGTGCTTTGGGATCAGCGTGCACATCATTGAGCCCGAAAAATTCAGCACGTCGATCGTGCTGGAGGAGAACATTAGGAAGAGTTTGCATAGCACGTGGGAGTCCCTATCGTCAAAGACGAAAGTGGAGTACGGGAAGGACTACGTGGACGAAAGTGAGTGAGCCTTTATTGTTTGATTGTCTTCAGCTGTGTCTGTGTTGGGGTTCAACTTCTCGCCCTTGCGACCGAGGTCTGAATTGCAAGAGCTTGTAGTTGGCGGGACGTAAGTACATGGTTCTACATGTGACCTCAATAAGAGAGTGATTGCTTAGCTGTGGCCATGAAGTTCCATTCACGCCAGGGGAACCCCTCGAGATGTATTTTGGATGCAAACGTTTTTCATATCACCACAAATGATCGTGAAGCGGCGTATTTCTCAAACAGCGTCGTCCAAACTCTACGACATAATATCTCTGACAGATCTAAGATTAAACTTGTACAATTGACATCATTTACACTCACAACCATGCCAGATTAGCTAACTGTATTCTGTATACTTTAACTAGACATTGCCCTTAATCATCCTCACTAAATCTATCTTACCACAGTTGAAAAGGGATACAACGATGGTAGCTACAAAGACCCTGccgttgttgccatggcaatggagCATGCGCTGTGTGCTGCCCATCCCAGAAGCCGGTACGAGGTAGACTGGGGTGCACGGTGGGTCGCGATCCCGCTGACGTGGCTGCCTACTGACTTGGGCGACTATGTGATTCGACTGTTGCTACCATGGATGACCCCCGTCCCTGCTGCTTGCAAAGAACGGAAGTGAACCGACACCCAAGTTATAGTCGCGCGCTTGGTTTAAATCAGAGAAGTGGTTCCACAGCTCTAGGGAGCGTTTAATTTTAGTTCCTTTGCAAGTGTAGCTTAGGTGCAAAGCAGCTAACATCCACGCTCTGACTGAACTTGAAGCTGTATCTACAGTAACTTGCTTATCCTCTACGTGTACGTATAACTTAAATGACGGACTTCATATTGTATATCAGAGTAGTTACTAGAAATGATTATTTACATCAGCGTTCGCGTTTCAGTGTAATTTATTTCGGGGGAGAAGGTAAttggttgatttgatttgtaagAATGAAAATTTCAAGACTGTGCCTATGTAGCAACTCGGTGGTAAtgaagcgccgactagtaatCCACGACCGTACTGTAGCCTTGGAACTGTCTGGCCTACGTAGACCGAAAAAAAGATGGCGAAGGGAAGGTACCAAAATCCTATGATAGCGTCGCCCGTCGATGTGAACGACTTTAAAATATTGGTAGCTTTCGTTAGTTTGGGTACATCTGTTTGATGGTAGAAAAAAAGCGTCGTTGACTTTTTATGATCAAGAAAGAAGTAGTTAGATCCCGGGGCAAATCTGGATATCGATATTCATTTATTACGTGCAATATATGATGTAAACAATGTAATCCTGCAACCATTTATGACTTAGTCAAAATCCCAGAATTCTTTAATTAGGACGTTTAGGCATTTGAATCGAGCCCTGCCCTCTACTGCGTTACATTGTACTgcatgaacaacaacaaaaaagccaCATTGCTATCGACTCCATTCCAACTTTCCAAAATGATGCAAAGGCCTTTGCACTACCACATACACTGAAATATCTCAGAAGCATGTTGTCTAATGATAGTGCCCTACTTTGATATCTTACATGGGAAACAAGTAAATAAAAGAGCATCGTGTTGGAAACATGTTATCATAtaatacttttgttgtgtcaataaagattgggaTATAATACATAGGTCTTCTTATACTTAATTTCTAGACTATATCTGTCAAAATATGTAATATTCTACAATCAAGCCAAATAGCATAGTTGATATTGATTCATAACTTTTGTAAGTTATCCTGTTCCCATCAAAATCAACAATCACCTCCAAAAGCTCTACCCTTTTCTTCTTTGATCCCCATCGAAATTTTATCTTATCATAACTTTTGCGCCATTGTGGGTGACTATGTTACACGTCGCTGATCTCTTATTAGcatgatttcattttcattatctCGGTTATACATCTATATcggtagcctggtcccagtctctacgggtcggcttaggggagttttaccgggcccagtctgctatattgatacgtttctgtcagcctgtctactttagctgccatagagagtttcgCAGCAtgtctactttagctgccatagagagtttcgACGCCACCGAAGAGCTAATTAggccaaggccgtaaacccaccccgagcgggctaaattgtctgggcgggcgggcatcactcccagcgccatagagataccggggagctcccgatggtatggtttccaggctattaTATCGGACGATCCCGTCTACATGTGCATACTAGTAATATGTTCTAATTGTACATCTGTTCTCTGGTGCCGCAGATATACTTAAATTGCTTGAGTACTCGAGTACGCCGCCACTAATGCATGAGTTCGTTTTGTATTTCGCAATTAAGGAACACAACCGTCGGCAATGCCAACACCATTTACCATGTATCAACGTACAGTAAAAAGATACTTATACTGTTCTACTATGATAACAGCACACTAGTAGTCACCCACATGTCAATTTACTGCTAGATAACCGCTAAGATGTGTTAATACCATGTGAAAGCACAAAGCATTGTCAAAGAACGATTTATCattgtaaagttttaaaaaaagaagcttGTGTTGATTTTACTGTGATACAAGACGTATTAGTTGTTTGTTTCACGATTGTTTCACAGTTGATGTTTATTTTAAACAAAGTTCGGGGAAAACACCATTTACCATTCTTGCATGTCTTTATCTCTCCCCTTTACATGCAGCAGGCACGGGGGCCATCCATGGTATCATCACTCGTATGACGTAGTCACCCAGATCGGTAGGCAGCCAGGATATAGGGATCCACACAAGCCGCGTACCCTGGCCAACCACGTAACGGCTCTTGGGATGGGCAGCACACAGCGCATGCtccattgccatggtaacgaggTTAGGGTCACCGCCTGCATCTTCGTTGAATCCCTTATGCACTGTGGCCAAATATACATTAGAGGTAGTGATTGAAATAAACTTGCCAATCAAAGATTTCAACTGCAGAAGTTAGACCACTAGCGCTATAGCATGACCATCGTACACTTGCAGTACCACTGCAGACTAACAGCAACTTGTATcgaatacatatacatacatctgTTATTTTGAGAAGTTCGTATGTGTTTTTATTGTGTGATTATATTACGTTTGAATGGTGCATCATAACCACACCTGGGCAATTACTGTCGTATATGTTGATATCAACCGAGCAAGCTCGGAGATTTGCATTTAAGTCCCATGAATAGCAACCGTTTCTTTGTCTATTTgtctaacaagaaaatacataaaacattaTACCatataaa contains these protein-coding regions:
- the LOC136425515 gene encoding retinol dehydrogenase 16-like — translated: MEVLTVLGLLTASWGMYSVWIWWRERKMLPKLVDKSVLITGCDTGFGNLLARRLDQLGLRVFAGCLTEAGVAELRQSCSERLQPIQMDVSSSDSVQQAFLVVKSSMGSKGLWGLVNNAGIFGPIGSVEWPSIAEYQAVLNVNLLGLIDVTRTFLPLLKKSRGRVVNVSSVGGRFAAPFSTPYAVSKYGVEAFSDALRRGMRCFGISVHIIEPEKFSTSIVLEENIRKSLHSTWESLSSKTKVEYGKDYVDEIEKGYNDGSYKDPAVVAMAMEHALCAAHPRSRYEVDWGARWVAIPLTWLPTDLGDYVIRLLLPWMTPVPAACKERK